DNA from Phragmites australis chromosome 16, lpPhrAust1.1, whole genome shotgun sequence:
ttttacttccGTTTGAGTTTTGAAATATGTTGAGTGAGCcaaatagaaaaatatcatcgatttcataagaaatttattAAGACACATATTCATCTCTCTTATCACCAATCTCATTTCTAGACACATATTCCCGTGAAGTAATATTACATGAATCTGTCTTGCTACAGTAGTTACAATCAGGATTGCACTACATAATTATGGTCGTAGACAGTAGTATTGTCTTGCTACTTGGCTAGCAGGCAGGGAAAGAAAAAACGAGATTAAACTACAACAGTATAATAATTGTACTATTTAGAGGCTCAATAATCACGCGAGCATCAATCAATGCCTCCAAGAATCGCATAACAACCAGGATGATCTACGTGACAACGGCGAACGAAATTTGTGCTTGGTTTTCACGGTGGAAGGCGTATCATTTGCTCTGATTTTGGCATGGAATTTTGAGATAAAAGAGAATTTTTGTTGAGGCTTTGAGGAACGAGGagttcctctcttttttttcctggaGAGAGACCTTATAAATGCTGGCCTGTGCATGAGAAACAAAACGCACCATCTTTATGAGAATCATGGATTGCTTCCTTAGATTCCTTTTCATTTGGAAGGAATATCACAGGTTCCTCAATCGAGTCACTGCAGATGTGGAACAGGATATGCTCTATGAGTGCTAAACTCTAAAGAAAAACTAAAAGTAGAATCCTTCTAATACGCGCCAAACAGAACGCTGATCTGAGATTGCTAAGAACTCTGATAGGAATAATATAAAACTTGCTAGCAGATGTTCCATTGACACATATCTCCACTAAATTATCCGGGACATTTGCAAGCAGATACTCAAAACACGATGTTCATCAAGTTACACACGGACTATATTATACACTATTGTCCAATTGTCATACAAGGCTAGTAGACaggaaaataatattatattgtAGCAGTACAATCTAAATTAAACGTGGCACACCACTGACAAATATTCCCGTACAAGGACACACTAATATCTTTTTGGAGGAACGCTACGGTAGGCATCAGGCCAACCTGAACTTTTGCCACGAGAGCACCGATACGTCCAAGAATTGCATCAACTATTCACCAAAAATCCCAATATTGATGAGGGAAATCCCCAACAGAAGCAGAGCAAAGAGACCAAAACAGAGCGCCGGGCTCACCACGCCGGCGACAGCCGTGATGGCGGATGAAACCATGATGAACCCTACGATGTCGAGGTTGCGATGCGAGAACGCTGCGAGCGCAACTATATTGGGGGACGTGATGGTGACGAAAGCCATCGGGTGGTCAGTCATCCGGACGCCGATAACGATGAGGTTGACGCCAGTAAGAACCCCCAGGaggttgaggtgcaagcggtcgccgccgccggaggtgATGCTTGCACTGACAgcgaggagcacgaccatcaGGCCAGTGGTCATCGCCCTACTTCCCGGAGAGCTCATCGGCGCGGCGCCGTTCCCTGTTAATTCGATCAGCAACAAGATCTcaatcatatatatgtgtagttAGAATCACCTGAATCAGCAATAAGATCTTAGAGGTGAGAACAAGATCTGAAGCTCGCTATACTAGTCACTCCCCGATTCTGTCGCTGGAAGATCGTCGCCGTACCTGCACCGCAGCGCGGCACGAGCTCCTTCGACCACCAGTTCCAACCGCGACAAGAGCTCAGCAAGACGGCGACAAGAGCTTGGCAAGACGGCGAGGATGGCGAGTACGAGACCCCTTTGTGATGAGCTTTGTAAAGCGCAAGCATTAACGAGCTTTATAAATGTAAGCCGAGGACACGAGCGATTTATAAAGCGCGAAAGGCTTTGGTACGACGAAAGGCTTTGGTACCGTGTTCTGTGTATTTTATTACCAGCGTTATCTGATTTCCTTATATTTACATTACACTTCTCTGACCAAACATCACCTTACTGTATATCCTTTCTAGTGCTGGCCGGAACTCCGGATTCGTGCGTGCTCCGCTGCAGCTTGACCAAAGGCAAATTTTCTTTTGTGACAAAAGCGGAGCACGTACAGAAAAATTACTGTCTATATAATTTAGACAAGACGTTTTTCTATAGCGAAAGGGGGTCAAGGGGAGATTCCTAACCACGCTGCAGCTTGACCATTTCGGGTACGAATCATGTCCCATCCGGGTTGCAACTTACAACTTCCAAGGACTGTAATATTTTTGTTCAAACAGGAACAGCTCAAAAGTTTGAAAAGCAACATTCAATACACTGTAATATTTGGCTCCTCGAAAACAGTATAAATTTAGCAAACCGAGCTTTGTTcaatcttcctttttttttttaaggaaaatgGAAGGAATATTGGCTTGCATTAAGAAGGAAGGAAAGCAAATGCACAAATAGTCCCGCGGCAACTAAAAAAATACAGAGATTAGAGCACTAATACAGTTAATATTGAAATCAATGCCTCCAAGAATCGCATAACAACCAGGAAATTTATGCTTGGTTTTCATGGTGGAAGACGTATCAATTGCTCTGATTTTGGCATGGAAtttttagatgagagaaaaaaatttgttgaggcTTTGAGGAATGAGGAGTTCCTCTTTGTTTTTCCTGGAGAGAGATAGACAGATAGAGGCAGCAGGCTTTATCCCCTGCTTGGTGATGTCGCTATTGCCACAACTTTCTCCACCCAGCCAATTATAGCCGGACAGTACCGAGTGATGAAAAGAACTCTGATACAAACAGTATCAAACACAATTTTCATTCAAGTTACACACAGGACTCGCATCCAAGAATTCCTGCTTTGCTGGTTCAAATGgatttttcttgctaatggggTAATTTCTGTATGCCATGGCGGTCTATTTATAATTATCTTAGTAAACTTTTGCTACATCTCAAAGAGCCCAGATTTACCTGTGTCAATCTCAACTAGATCTAAGCATTAAAGAAAGATAGCCATGTCAAATAGAATCCAACGTGGTTACGAAAGCATATTAGGAAACCAATTTTCTATCTGACGACGAGACGGATCCATACAGCGGGAGCGGATCATATCCGGTCGGACGGGCGACAACGGTGAGGGGCTGGAGATTGCGCGTGCAGAAGGTCGCTGACCGACGCACGCACGATAGCGACTTTTATTATTCCTGGCACAACTAATTGCCACGGCGTCATCGCTGACTCAGGTGCAGGACGCCTCGATCCGCCCCCAGTTTCTCGGCCTGCAGTGCCGTGCCGTGCATCGGTCAAAGCGTGAACTCGGGATCCGTACCTGCTCCGCTTTGGTACGCCAGGCCACCTGCAGATTCTTCAGGTGTTGGTTTTGGAACATCCTTGGACTCCTTTCCTTCCAAACATTCCAAATGTTCTTGGTTCGGCAGCCTCACGCACGAGACCTGCGACCTGCTGtgcaaaaatatatgcaatgagTAACAACACATGAGGATGCGCTTAGTGACTAGGGTGATGCCGCCTAGCAGCATCAGAAACAGATCAAAGCCCGTCGCCGGGGTCCGTCACGGCCAGAGAAGCAGGACTTGAATGGCATGGTGCACGCGTCCAGCGACCTCGTCCTGGCCGACCGCTGCGACCAGACCACCGTTGCTGTCCTCATCAGGATCGACTTGTGTAGATTTGTAAGCTCTTTGTGGTCATGCTTATATTGAAAGGACATGTAGCTCTGCTGGATTCCTAGCTTACAAATCGCGGCTATTAGTAGTTATAATGTAATACAAAGAATAAATGGATTCAAACTCATAATTCTTATCTATAGATAAGGTGTCTTATATATAGTGAAAGAATGTCTCTTCGTGAGGAATTTTTTCTCAACAGGTGTCTACTGTCCAACAGGCACGAGTAACTACCGGACAGTTACCGGCATTAATTACTACTGTTCCCTAACACTCTCTTAATCAATACCGatccatatatatattatcttgaGAACTTCTCTAGAAATCATgtggaaaaaaatataaagagaGTAATAGTAATATGATGATATGTTGTTAAAACTTTTTAAAACTTAGCGAAAAAATAGGATAAAATGATATAGCATATGTTGATTATTGCCtcattgtaaactcatatgaaaAAACCTTAAAAGAAAGAACTCATAAACGAGTTTAGAGAATAATAGGTATGATCTGTGGATCAAATATGTCTTTGATACCTCCTTTAAAATTTCTAGTAGGTAAAATAGGAGATATGACATATATTATTGTGTAGATATTGTCTCACTAAAACCTTTTATGAGAAACCTTATAAGTAAAACTCATATAAGataaaagagtacaatatgatATATGAACAGGTTAAAATTCAATAGGAGACTCCTTCTAATCCTTGTAAATCTCAAAGTCATCACATACCAATACCATGAACATATTAGAACGTTGAAATTACtaaggactttgtgaataaatctatGAGGTTATCATAAGATTTAGTTTACAATATGTTTATCTCTCCATTTTGTTGTAACTtatgatgataaaataatttagaggCAATATGCTTAATGATATTGCTCTATATGTAACAAGTTTGTATCTGAGCAACACAAGTAGGTAATGGTTGATGATCAATGAAACCAATACCATTGTTGTATGTTgttgatcattctgcgaagccatacATAAGTATGTtatgtttcagaatgataggtaGAAATAGCCATTGTAATCTGTTTTGATAACTCCCAAGATATAGCTATATCACCATGAAATCAGTCTGTGATATGGCGTTATGATGATCAGTTATAAAGCCAATATATGAGTATTCTACTATGgttatatcttgatttttctgatataATAAATCTAGATCTTTAGTGCCATAGAGATATATGTGGATATCCACTTTGACTCTTGCCTAATGGCGTTGTTAAAGTTGCACTATTTGAGCTAgaagttatctgcaaatgcaatatcaggcaTGTTGCGGTTTGCAAAATACATGAGCGTTTTGATGACaataagatatagaactttaggttcaatatcttttcatcatCAACCCAAGGTATGAatagatcttgattcatatttatagATTGAATGACTATAAGtgtttgatggatatgattgtcaaatat
Protein-coding regions in this window:
- the LOC133895962 gene encoding uncharacterized protein LOC133895962, which produces MLALYKAHHKGVSYSPSSPSCQALVAVLLSSCRGWNWWSKELVPRCGAGNGAAPMSSPGSRAMTTGLMVVLLAVSASITSGGGDRLHLNLLGVLTGVNLIVIGVRMTDHPMAFVTITSPNIVALAAFSHRNLDIVGFIMVSSAITAVAGVVSPALCFGLFALLLLGISLINIGIFGE